The following are encoded together in the Oncorhynchus nerka isolate Pitt River linkage group LG25, Oner_Uvic_2.0, whole genome shotgun sequence genome:
- the LOC115108889 gene encoding SUMO-activating enzyme subunit 2-like, with translation MIMHHSLLIANNSKFLSDFGIRHGSRLQVDDFLQDYTLLVNVIHCEDLEKDVEFEVVGDAPDKAPTPPSVQEDKNVANGNKDCRTVHLFQSPC, from the exons ATGATCATGCACCATTCTCTTCTTATAGCAAACAACAGCAAGTTTCTGTCTGACTTTGGGATACGACATGGTAGCCGTCTGCAAGTGGATGACTTTCTGCAGGATTACACACTCCTGGTTAACGTGATTCACTG TGAGGACTTGGAGAAGGATGTGGAGTTCGAGGTGGTGGGTGACGCCCCTGACAAagccccaaccccacccagcgtACAAGAGGACAAGAATGTTGCCAACGGCAACAAAGACTGCAGAACCGTCCACCTCTTCCAAAG CCCCTGCTGA